Within Sorangiineae bacterium MSr11367, the genomic segment GTACCTGTTCCGGCGTGAGCTCGACAAGCTGGGCGCCGAGCGCGCGGAGCTCCCCACGTCGCCCATCCCGGACGCCACGTTCGAGGCCCTCGGGCCCGATGCCGGCTCGAGCACCTTCATCGCCACCGACCTGGACGAGCGCATCGAGCAAGTCTTCGCGCGCATTCGCCAAGGAAAAGGTGGCATCGTTCTCATCGTCGGCGAGCGCGGGATGGGCAAGAGCACCCTGCTCCGGCGCATCCACGAGCAGATCCCCGAGACCGTGCTCGTCGCCGTGCCCACCGACGGTACCTCCTCGCTGAACGCGGCGCTCGAATCCGCCCCCAAGGCGCTTCTTTTGGACGACATTCAGCACCTCGTCAAACCGGTGATGGGCGGCCTGGCACCGTTCGACGAGTTGCTCGCGATGGCCATTCGGCATTGTGCGAGCACGACCTGGGTCCTCGCCCTGGACGAAGTACTCTGGCTTTTCCTGCAGCGATCGCGCGGCCGGCGGCCGCTCTTCGACGACGTCGTTCGCCTGTCGCCGTGGCCCGAGGAGCCCATCGTCGAGCTGCTTCGCGCCCGCACGGAGAGCTCCGGACTCGGACCCTCGTTCGAGCACCTGCTCGACAAGCTGCCGCCCAACGCCGACGAAATCGACAAACAAGAGGCCCTCGCCGAGCGCGCGGGCCGCTACTACCGATTGCTCTGGGACTACGCCGGAGGAAACCCCGGTGTGGCGCTGCACATGTGGAGGCGATCGCTCGGCATGGACGAGGATGGCAATGCGCACGTGCGCTTTTTTCAAACGCTGGACATCTCGGACCTGCAGCGCTTGCCCGATTCCGCGGTCTTCGTCCTTCGCGCCGTGTTGCAGCTCGCGCCGGCCAGACCCGCGGACATCATGCAGGCCACCTTGCTCGATGCCGCCGACGTGGCCGATACGCTGCGTTATGCGCTGGCACGCGGCTACGTCGAGGAACACGGCGGCCGCTACACGATGACGTGGACCTGGTTCCGCGCGGTCACCACCTTTCTCCAACGCCGTCACCTTCTGGTCGCCCCCCGATGAAACGAACGGCCCACGCGTTTTTCGCTTTTGCTCTCGGGTCCACGTTCTCCGTGGCGGCCCATGCGCAGGATGCCCCCGATGTGACGAAGCTCGCGAGCTTTCTGCGCTGGGGCGGCTTGTTCTTTTCGCTCATTGCCATCGTCGGCGCGGCCATCGTACTTCGCGTCATCACCCGATTATCCGATCGGCTCGGGACGAGGTTCGCCAACCACCGGCCCACGATTCAGAAATACGAATCGGTCGCGCGCTTCAGCACGTACATCGCGACATTGGCCATCTGCCTCACCCTGAGCGTCAAGCTCGACTCGGCGACCCTCACGGTCATCGGCGGCACCATCGCGTTTGCCGTCGGCTTTGCCATGCGCGATCTGGTGGCCGCCTTCATCGCGGGCATCACCATCATGTTCGATCGCCCGTTCCAAGTGGGAGATCGGGTGGAATTCGCGGGGCAATACGGCGAAATCCTCAAGATAGGACTTCGCAGTGTGCGCATGAATACGCTCGATCACAACGTGATTACCATTCCGAACAACAAGGTCCTCACCGACGTCACGTCGAGCAGCAACTGGGGGGCCTTGGAAATGCAGACGCCCTTCGACTTTTACGTCGGCGTCGACCAAGACGCGGAGCTCGCGGCCGAACTCATTCGCGAGGCGTGCCTGACCAGCCCTTATGTCTACCTCGAAAGGCCGGTACCGGTCGTGGCCAAGCAAGTCATCCTGAACGACTACGTGGCCATGCACCTGAAAGCGCGCCCCTACGTCTTCGACTGCAAATACGAATCGGCCTTCGCCACCGACGTGCACCTTCGCGTGGCCAAGGCCTTTCGCGCCCACGGAATACGCCCACCGGCCGCGCTCGCGCGTTCCGTCGAAGCCGACGTCCACCACTACGGCCCCCCCGCGCGAGAGCCGAAATAGGCCGCCAATCGCTCGCGTCACCAACAGAAGAAGAAATCGCCAGGATCGCCAAAAGAGAGTCGCCAGGATCGCCAGGTAAACCAACAATAAACCCTCATTTGGTTTATTGCCGTTTC encodes:
- a CDS encoding mechanosensitive ion channel family protein — translated: MKRTAHAFFAFALGSTFSVAAHAQDAPDVTKLASFLRWGGLFFSLIAIVGAAIVLRVITRLSDRLGTRFANHRPTIQKYESVARFSTYIATLAICLTLSVKLDSATLTVIGGTIAFAVGFAMRDLVAAFIAGITIMFDRPFQVGDRVEFAGQYGEILKIGLRSVRMNTLDHNVITIPNNKVLTDVTSSSNWGALEMQTPFDFYVGVDQDAELAAELIREACLTSPYVYLERPVPVVAKQVILNDYVAMHLKARPYVFDCKYESAFATDVHLRVAKAFRAHGIRPPAALARSVEADVHHYGPPAREPK